GCAAATATCTTTCCAAAATTTTACTTTGAATTTAATTGATACTGCAGGAATTCGCGAAACTGAAGATATTGTGGAAGCTTTAGGTATTAAAAAATCGCTTGAATATATAAAAAAAGCAGATTTGGTTTTGTTTGTCATAACTCCAGAAGAAATTAGTACCAAAAGTCTTGAAATAATTAATTTGGCAAAGGACAAAACTAAAATAATTGTTGTCAATAAAAGCGAAAATTTAAACGATAGTGAAAAACAAAGACTTATATCACAATTTAATGATGTAGTTTTTACTAATGCTTTAAATAACGATATTAATGAATTGATATCTAAAATTGATCAAAAATATAATAACGAAGAGATATTAAAAGATGAAAATTTAATTTTAATTAACATCAATCAAATTTCTTTAATTGAACAAGTTAAAAATAAAATTAATACCGCTTACATAAATTTGCAAAATCATTTTCCCATCGATGTTGTTAATGTTGATCTTTATGAAGGATGAGGTTTATTGAATGAACTTATTGGTGAACAATATGATGAAGAGATAATTGATAATATTTTCAGAAAATATTGTTTAGGTAAATAGAGGTGAATTGTGAAAAGTAAAAATAAAGAAATCAATTTCAAATATGAACGAGAACAAAAAGTTATTGATATTGCTAATTCTTCATTTGAAGAATTAGCAAATAAACTTGATTCCAAAATTGGACTTAGTCCAGAAGACAGACAACATAACGAATCCAAATTTGGTAAGAACCAAACTATTACTAAAAATTTTGCTCACTGAAAAAAAATTTTAGGAGTTCTAGTTGAACCTTTTAATTTGTTGTTGCTAGGCATTGGGTTAGCTAATTTTTTTATATATTTTTTTAACGATCGTGAAGTGATTGATTTAATTTCTGGGTTTATTGTTATTTCAATGATCTTTTTAACTGGTTCAGTAGATTATATTCAAGAATATAAAGCTTATAAATCTAATATTGAACTTCATAAAATGGTTGAAAACGGAATTTGAGTTGTAGATAAAGAAATTAATTTTTCGGAATTAAAAAGCAGTGTATCTCTTAAAAAAAATTTAATAAAAATTGATCAATCTCATTTAACAATTGGAGATGTTATTTATTTAAACAATGGTGATGTAATACCAACTGATATTAGAATAATTTGATCAAATCAACTAATGATTGATGAATCTACACTAACGGGGGAAAGTGAAGCTTTAGTTAAGCACACTAAAAATAAAAATAAACAACTTTTAGATTTAGAAAACATTGGATTTAGTCAAACAATAATCACTAACGGAAGTTGTTTCGGAGTTGTTATTAATATTGCTGAGCAAAATTATGCCATTTCAATTTTAAAAATTGCTGAAGAAAAAAATGGAGAATCAGATTATGAAAAAGGTTTATCTAAAATAACTAAAATTTTAGTTGTTTCAATCTTATCAATGATTCCGATTATTCTTTTGGCTTCAGGATTAAGAACTGGCGCTTGAGTGCAAGCATTAATTTTTTCATTATCAATCGCAGTTTCTTTAACCCCTGAAGCATTGCCTGCTATTATTTCTTCTAATTTACAACTTGGAGCTAAAAAAATGGCTAAAAATAAAGTTGTTGTTAAAAATTTAGCTGTTGTACAAAATATGGGTAGTGTTAATGTTTTATGCACTGACAAAACAGGAACCTTAACATTGGATGAAGTAAAACTTAATGATTGTGTAGATATTAACAAAACTAGTCAAGATCAATTAAACAAATTATTATTTATAAATTCATTTTTACAACAAAATTTATCCAACAAAATTGATCAAGCTGTAGTAAAAAAATTAAGTAATATCCAAATTCCAAAAAACATAAAATTATTGTCTGAAGAACCATTTTCACATATTACAAGATGTTTATCTTTATTGGTTGATATTGAAGGCAAAAAGACACAAATTTCCAAAGGTTCTGTTGAAGAAATGTTAAAAATGATTAATTTTGTTAATGACAATGGTCAGATTGTTGACTTTAACAAATCATATTTGCTAAAAATAAACGAACAAATTGAACAGTTAACAAAACAAGGTTATAGAACTCTAATTTTAGCTTCTAAAAAAACCGACAAAATTACTCATAAGAACCTAATTTTTGAAGGAATTGTTTCATTTCAAGAAGTCATTAAACCGGGTATTAAAAAAATTATTGAAACAATCTATAAATACAATATAGATTTAAAAATTTTAACCGGAGATGCTTCGAACATAGCTACTAAAATTGCAGAATTAATAAAACTGAGAAAAATCAAAACAATTACAGGAGATTTAATTCAAAAACTTTCAAAAACTGAATTAAATGAATTAATAAACACAGTCAATATTTTCGCTAAACTTTCACCTCTAGATAAGGCAAATATAGTTAATAACCTTCAATCTAACAAAAAAGTTGTTGCTTTTTTGGGGGATGGTGTTAATGATGCAGTGGCTTTAAAAACTGCCGATGTAGGAATATCTGTTAATAATGGAACACCACTAGCTAAAGCTGCTGCTGATGTTATTTTGCTAGAAAAAGATTTAGATGTTTTAGAGAAGTCTTTTATTAAGGGAAGACAAATTTTTACGAATGCAATTAAATATATTAAAATCACTGTTGCTTGTAATTTAGGATTAATGTTAACCCTATTAATTTCGACTTTTTGATTTGGTTTTGAAGCAATGTCACCACTTCAACTATTGTTACAAAATTTAATTTATGATTTTTCTAATTTAGTATTTGTTTTTGATAAAGTAGACGATTATTCAATTAAAAAGCCCTTATCATGAAATGTTAAAACCATTATTCCATTCGCTTTTTGAAATGGTCTTGTTTCCACGTTAATTTCAATAGTAAACTTTTTGATTATTGGTTATGTTATGGGAATGTTTGGACAAATTGCTGGAGTTAATGGAGAGTTTGCAATTAAACAGTTTCAAACAATGTTTTTTTTAGAATCGTTATTTACACACATGGTATTGATCATTGTTTATAGAACCGAAAAAATATCTCTAATTCAATCAAGACCATCATGACAACTTGTGGCGGGAATGTCTTTTTTTGCAGGAATAGCATTTATGATCACTTATATTCATCAAATTTCTCATGTAATCAATTTTGAAATTCCAAGTAGCATTTGACTAGCTTATTTATTTGGAATTTTATTACTCGCATGAATAATTGGAGAAATTGCAAAAAAATCTTACATTAAAATATTTAAAAATTGATTTTAAGGAGAATAATGAAAAAAAATTTAATTTTTGATTGTCACACACATTTAAATGACGAAACTTATGAAGAACAAAATATTCCAATTGAGGAAATTATTGAAGAAGCAAACAATGCAGGTGTTGGCTATCTTTTAAATTGCGCTTTCTCTGTTGCTTCTTCTGAAAAAGCGATTGAACAAGCCCATAAATTTGAAAATATTTTTGTTGCTGTAGGAATTCATCCAAACGAAGTTCAAAATCACAAAATTAGTGATCTTAAAAAATTAAAAATTTTAACCCAGGATTCTTCTGTTGTAGCAATTGGGGAAGTTGGATTAGATTACTTTTATCAAAAAGAAGATGCTGAAATTCAAAAGCAATGATTTAAAGATCAAATAGAAATTGCTCAAGAAAGAGACCTTACTTTAATGATGCACATTCGTGATGCAAAAGGAATTTATGAAGCTTATGATGATGTTTTAGAAATACTAGAAGAGTTTAAACCTAATAGAATGATTGTTCATTGTTTTTCGGCTAATTTAGAGTATGCTAAAAAATTTATAGATTTAGGGTGTTGAATAAACATCGGTGGTGCAGTAACGTTTAAAAATGCTAAAGAACTACAAGAAGCAACAGCTTGAATACCTTTAGAAAAAATTTTGGTAGAAACAGACGCGCCCTATTTAACACCACACCCTTTTAGAGGACAAATGAATTTTCCTAAAAATATCATTTTAACTGTTGAAAAAATAGCTGAATTAAAAAACCTGTCAAAAGATGAAATAATTTCAGCAACAACAGAAAATGCTTTTAAAGCTTTTAATATATTTTCATAATTTAAAAATGAAAAATATTAGAAGGTTTTTTAGTAGTAAAATATTTAAAAAGGAGAGTGTGAAATAGTGGCAGGAATATACGATATACATTGTCATTTGAACGATGGTGTTTACTTGGAACAAAATATTAGTTCAGCAGAAATTGTTAGTGAAGCCGCAAAAGCGGGTGTAACTATTATTAACTCTGTTGGTTATGACTTAAAATCATCAAAATTGTCTGTATTACAAGCAGCAAAAAATTCTAATGTTTATGCTGTGATTGGGATTCATCCAACACAAGCAGCATTGTACACAGATGTTGTATACGATCAATTAGAAGATCTAGCTAATGCTAATAAAGTTGTCGCAATTGGTGAAACAGGATTGGACTATTCAAGAGGTAGTCAATATATAATTCAACAAAAAGATGCTTTTTACAAACAAATCGAATTAGCTAAAAAATTTGATTTACCATTAATGATTCACATTAAGGACAACCCTGGAGAATTTAACGCGTATAATGATGTCTTAAATATCCTTAAATCTAAAAAAGTTAAGAAAGCTGTAATTCACGCTTTTGAAGGAAATTGATCAATAGCTCAACAATTTATCAAGTTAGGTTATTATATTTCACTTAATGGACTAGTGACAAGAAATAAAGAATTACAAGAAGTTGCTAAAAATATTTCTTTAAATGATTTAATGATTGAATCTGATGCGCCTTATCATGCTCCACATCCATATGAAAGAGCAATTAATCATCCAAAATATTTACCATTAGTTGTTGAAAAAATAGCAGCGATTAGAGGAATGAATGCTGATGATTTAATTTCTGCAACAAGAAAAAATTCAAGAGACTTTTTCTTATAAAAATCTAAAAGAACCACAAGGTTCTTTTTATGTTTGAAAACATTTATTAGTATAAAAGGAGAAAATTATGAAAATTTTATTTATTGGATTAGGACATATGGGATCAGCTTTGATTAAAGGAATTAATCGCGAAAATAATGAACATCAAGTTTATGGTTATCATTATGATGACAACAAACTAAAAATTTTAGCAAAGGAACTAAACATCAAACCCTTTAATGATTTGACTAAAATCAAAAAACAAGAATTTGATGTTATTTTCTTAGGAGTTAGGGTACCAGTAATGCCTGAAGTAATTAAGAATTTAGATAAAAATGATTTGGGCAAAACAATCATTATTTCAATGGCTTCTGGTTATGCGATTCAAAAGATTTCATCAGGATTCTCAAATAACAAAAATCTTACAATTATTAGAATAATGCCTAACATAAATGCAAATTATCAAAGATCAACAACAGGAATAACTTTAATTGAAGACAAAAAAATAGAAACTAATATAGTTAAACTTTTAGAGAAATGTGGATCAGTCTTTTTAATTAATGAAGAAGAGTTTTCTAATTTTACAATAGCAGCTGGATGCATGCCCGCTTATGCTTTGACATATGTAAATGAATTTCAAAAAGCAGTTATTGCTAACGGAATGGACTCTCAAAAAGCTAAGGAAATTTTAATAGACACATTTATTCAAACTTTAGAATCATGAAAATTAACCCAAAATAGTGCTGAAAGTATTATTAATGCCATTTCAGTTTCTGGCGGAGTTACTATTGAGGCTCTTAAAGTTTTTAAAAAAAATAATTTAGAAAAAACAATTGCAGAAGCTTATGAAGCAGCAATTCACAAAGATAAAAACCATTAGTGTTTCATAATGGGATGTAGAACACTATTTATGTATTTATTTTCCAAAAAATAACTTAAAACGGACCAGTAAAACGGTCTTTTTTTACTATAAAAATTATTTTTTCCATTTCCTTGACTAAAACTTGGAAAAAATTATAATGAAAACGGAGGTTTTAAAATTATGACAGATATAGGTAGATTATTAATTACTGAATTTTTTGGAACAGCAATCTTAATTACTTTAGGAAATGGAATAGTTGCAAATGTTGTTTTAAAAGGCACGAAAGCTCAAAATGTTGGGTGATTATCAATTTGTATAGGATGAGGGACTGCGGTATTCACGGCTGCAATAATTTCTTCTGCTTTCAAAGGTGGACAAGGATGATTAAATCCAGCAGTTATGTTAGCTGCTGCTTTCGCTGATTTTGATGGAATTAAAAATGCATTTGCAATTTTTAACAACGGTGAAATGGTTGGAATTTTAATTGGTGTTTTAGCTCTTGAAATTTTTGGAGCAATTTTAGGTTCGTTAATTGTGGATATAGTTTATATTAATCACATTAAATTAGTTCTAAATGATAAGAGTGACTTGGAATGTAAAGGAACAATTCTTGGGATGCACTCAACCGGACCAACAGATAAATCAATGATAAATTCATTTTTGATGGAATTTGTAGCAACAGCTGTTTTGGTAACAGCGATATTAGCAATTGGACAATACGGAACTATTCCTAAATTTTTTGTTCCAATTATAGTTGGAGCAATTGTGATAGGGATAGGACTATCATTGGGTGGTACCACCGGATATGCAATTAATCCAGCTCGTGACCTAGGTCCAAGAATTGTGCATCAATTATTACCCTTAAAAGGAAAGGGTGGCTCAGATTGAAAATATTCTTGAGTCCCAATTGCTGCACCTATGTCTGCAGGACTAATTATTGGACTAATTTTTTCAGCATTATAGAATGGAAGTAAAATGAAAAATTATGATATTTGTATAATCGGAGGAGGTATTCTTGGAGCAGCTATTGCTAGAGAACTTTCTCAATATGATAAAAAAATAGTCGTTTTAGAAGCGAACAAAAGAGTTGCTATGGAAACTAGTGCCGGTAATTCTGGATTAGTGCATGGTGGTTTTGATCCAACGCCAGGAAAATTGAATGCCAAACTTAATCAATTGGGAAAACTTCGTTATGAAGATTGAATTAGAGATATGGATTTTCCATATCTAAGAATTGATTCAACGGTGGTTGCATTTAATAAAGAAGAAATGAAACATGTTTATATGTTGTATGATCGTGGTTTAATTAATGGTTTAAAAAAATCTGAATTAGAAATTATTGATGCTCAGGAATTGCAAAAAAGAGAACCAAACATTTCTAAAGAAGCGGTTGGAGCTTTAGTGTGTAATTCTTCAATTGCAATTGACCCGGTAGAATTAACTAAAGTTTTGTTTAAAAATGCTATTAAAAACGGTGTTGATTTGATGCTTGATTCCAAAGTTCAAGCCATTGTTAAAAACGGAACTAATTATGAAATCAAAAACAATAAAGAAACAATTTCTGCTCCAATTATCATTAATGTTGCAGGACACTATGCAGATGTAATTTCTGAAATGGCAGGGTATCCAGAATTTAAACTAGTTGCTCGTCGTGGTGAATATCGGATTTTAGAAAAAACAGAAGAAGGAATTGTGAATTCGGTTGTTTTTATGGTTCCAACTATTCACGGAAAAGGTGTTATTGTTGCCCCAATGTTAGATGGTCATGTTATGGTAGGACCAACAGCTGAAGAAAATATTGCTAAAGATGATACTCGTTTAATCACCAAAGCTAAATTTGATTCAATCGGAAGTATTGGTAAAAAGCTAATTCCTAATTTGCGAATCGAAAAAACTTGTATGGTTTATTCTGGTTCAAGACCAATTGAACCAACCACAAATGATTTTTGAATAAAACCAGTTGTAAAAGATCCTAATTTCATTAATGTGGCAGGAACAAAATCACCAGCAATTGCTTCAGCTCCTGCGATCGCAGACTATGTGATTTATTTAATTAAAAAGAATAACAAATTAAAATTTAAAAAAAATTGAAACCCAAAACAAGAAAGTGAGTTACCAATTATATAATGGAAAAATACGTTGTAACACTAGATGAAGGTACCACAAGTGCCAGAACACTAATAACTAATCGTAAGGGAGAAATAATTGGAATTGACCAAGCCGAATTTACTCAATTTTTTCCTCAAGAAGGATGAGTAGAACATGATGCAATTGAAATTTGAAACGCTCAACACAAAACATTAGTTCAAGCACTTAACAAAGCAAAAATTAAAGGTGATCAAGTTGAAGTCATCGGAATTACCAATCAACGTGAAACTGTTGTTTTATGAAATAAAACAACAGGGTTACCAATTTATAATGCCATCGTTTGACAAGACCAAAGAACAGCTAAATATTGCGAAGACATGAATCAAGAACAAGTTGATATGATTAGAGAAAAAACAGGATTAATCTCTAATCCTTACTTTTCAGGAACTAAAGTTAAATGAATTTTAGATAATGTTCCTGGCGCTCGTCAATTAGCTAATGAAAATAACTTAATGTTTGGAACGATTAATACTTGATTAATTTATCGTTTATCAGGTGGTGAAGTTTTTGTGACTGATCACACTAATGCCCAAAGAACATTAATGTATAACATTCATACTAATGATTGAGATGATGAATTATTAGCCTTATTTAACATTCCTCGAAACATTCTACCCGAAATTAAAAGTTGTAGTGAAATTTACGGTTTAACTTACCCTGGAATTTTATCAAAATCAGATAAAACCCAAATTAAAGTTGGGTCTTCAATTGGAGATCAACAGTCAGCGCTATTTGGACAACTTTGTGTTGATGAAGGTCAATCAAAAATTACTTATGGAACAGGATGTTTTATTTTAATGAATACTGGAGAACAACGCGTTGTTTCTAGTCATGGATTGTTAACAACGGTTGCCTTAGCTTATCAAGGTAAAATAACTTATGCTCTAGAAGGTTCTGTAATGATTGCTGGAGCAGCTATTCAATGATTACGTGATAATTTACGATTAATTTATAACGCAATCGAAACAGAGTGATATGCAGGACAAGTTGATGATGATCGTCGTGTTTATGTTGTCCCATCATTTACTGGGTTAGGTTCTCCTTACTGAGATTCATATTCACGTGGAGCAATTTTTGGTCTTGATCGCGGAACTAAAAGAGAACACATTGTGCGAGCAACATTAGAAGCGATTGCTTACCAAGCTTATGATGTTATTAGTGCAATGCAAAAAGATATTAAAAAAGATTTAGCATCTCTGAAAGTTGATGGGGGAGCATCACGTAACAAATTTATTATGCAATTTCAATCAGACATCACTCAAACAAAAGTAATTAAACCTAAAAACGTTGAAACTACTGCAATGGGAGCTGCTTATTTAGCTGGATTAGCAACAGGTTATTGAAAAGATGTTGAAGAAATCAAAAAAAATTATCAAATTGATTTTGAACTACAACCATCAATTAATAAAAACAAAGCTAATTCCTTAATTAAAGGCTGACAAGAAGCAGTTAAAAGAACTTTTAGTTGAACAAAAGATATTCAATAAAATAAAAAACCAGGATGTAAAAATCCTGATTTTTTATTCAACTAAATCTTCAAAGTTTAAAACTTTATCAGCTCATTTAGTTTCGAAGTTAATATCATGGGTTGTAATCAAAACAGTTCCTTCAAAAGCTTTAATTGCCTCTAATAGCGCTTCTTTGGCTAACACATCAATATGATTAGTGGGCTCATCTAAAATTAATAAAGATGCAGGTTCTAAACTTAAAGCAGCGAGCCTAACTTTAGTTTGTTCTCCTCCAGATAATTTGTTCATTGGATTTAACATCAATTCTGATTTAACTCCAAATTTTCCGATTGTTGCTCTAACTTCGCCTTCAAGCATTTCGGGATAAAGGCTCATCAAGTAAGCGATTGGAGTTTCATCGCCATTATGTTCAAGTTGGTGGAAATAAGCAATATCAACACCGTTTCCTAACATGATTTTTCCTGAGACAGGTTTGAGAGAACCTTCGATAGTGTTTAAGAAAGTGGTTTTACCAATTCCGTTATAACCACGAACAATACATTTTTCTCCTTCACGCAATTCGAAAGTTAAGGGGTGAGTTAAAGCAAAACCATATCCGATCTCTAAGTTTTCAGCCTTAACAACCACTGCTGAATTAGGGCGTTTATATTTGAACTTCATCTTTGGTTTTACTAAATCACGTCGTTCATCCATGACATCCATTTTATCAAGTTGTTTTTGACGTGATTGGGCAGAGCGAGCAGTTGAAGCACGAGCAGCATTTCTCGCTACATAATCTTTTAGTTTAGCAATTTGCTGTTGTTGAGATTCACGAGCAGCATCATATTGTTCAGCGCGTTGTTGCGAAAGTTCTAAATATTTATCGTAGTTTCCAACATAACGATTAATTTCTTGATTTTCAATTGCATAAATAATATCAACAGTTTTATTAATAAAATCTACATCATGTGAAATTAGTAAATATGAATTTTCATAATTTTGTAAAAAGTTAGCAAGTCACTCGACTTGTTCAACATCTAAAAAGTTAGTGGGTTCATCTAGTAAAATAAAATCATCATTTTTTAATAATAGTTTTGCTAACAAAATTTTTCCTCTTTGACCACCAGATAATTGTCCCAAAGTCTTGTTAAGGTTTTCTGGGTTAATTCCTAATCCAGCAACCAAGTTTCCGATGGTTTTTTCAATAGTGTCAAAACCTTTTAAAGATAATTCTTCTTGTCAAGCCAAAGCTTTAATTAAATCATCTTCATTATATTCAATGGCCATATCTTCGTAGATTTTGTTAATTTTATCTTGCATAACATAAAGATCTTTATAGGCATCTTTTAAATAATCAATACCTAAAATATTTAAATCAACATCTTGGTGTTGATCTAAATATCCCATTTTTGCACGAGGATGCAATTCAACAATTCCGTGATCAGGAGTGATTCTCCCGGTAATAATATTTAATAATGTTGTTTTACCAGTTCCATTAGCACCAAGAAGTCCGATGTGTTCACCTTTATTAACTCTTAGTGTTGAATCTCTGTATAAAATTTTTCCACCATTTTGATGGGTTAGTCCTTCAATAAAAAGTACACTCATACTTCCCCTCCTAAATAAATAACTATTAAATTATAATATAAAAGATTATTTTTAAAATAAAATTAGAAAATCAAGTGTTTGCTTTCTATCTTGAAAAAAAGTAATAAAATAGATTGAAAAGGAAAAACATGAATAAAAAAAAGTCATTTATAGAGAAAAAAATTTTTAATTGATTCTTCAAAAATTCTTCAAAAAAAAATAATGAAAAATTAACAGCTGAGCAGGTTAATAAAAAAGCAAGAATGAATGGTGGATGAGATCGAGAACAATTATTTATTCCGATTTTAACAACTAGAGAATTTATGTTGCGATATGCAAGTGTTTGAAAAGCGATTGCTTATTTTTGTATTCCCACCGTTATTTTAATGCTAACCCAAGGTCTGTATAATATTTTGGATAAAACCTTAGCTTTGCAATTTGCTACTCCTCACGCTAGTGCAAATTGAGATTATTTTCATAAATTAATTATTGGAGCTAATGATCATTCGATTTTAATGGATGCTTTAAATTCCACATCTGATAGATGAACTTCTTTTTTAAACTTTTTTAGTTTAGATAGTACCGCTAATCTTAACAATTTAAAAATTGCTGTTAACAATGCTGAACAAAAGACCATTTTAATGGAAGTTGAAAAATTGTATAACTTAAATCAAATAACAATTTCAGCAGAGAGAATTAGAGAATACATTAATGTTACAACTCAATATACAATGCAAACTTATAACCTAGCTTATTCGTTTTCACAAATTATGGCAATTGGAGCAGGAATGCACTATGCAGTACAATTTGGGCGCGGAAAAAAAGAACAATTAGGAGAAATTACAGGCAATAGTATTTCTCAATCATTTTTGGTTTCAATAGCTGTTGCTATGTTACTATTTTTTTTATCGTTTCCTAGTTTTAATCAGGTTTTAATATCTTCACAAATGGGTGGTCACAAAAATGAAGTGATTACTGCTTTAGCTTGATCTGATGTTGAACCCTTAATTTATGGTCTTCCAACAATGTTTGTTGCCGGAGTGATTATGAACATGGTCAGAAGTGAAGGTAAAATGTGACACATCATGATCATGACTTTAACTTCATTAATTGTTAAATGTGGAGTTTCGATTTCAGCAATGCATTTTGGAGGGATGGAATTAACTGGAGCACAATTAGGGACAATAATGGCTTTCTTGTATCAAATTTTGTATTGCTTAGTTGTTATTTATGCATCTAAAATTTCGTATTCTAAATTTAAAATTAGAAATTTATTTATTTTGCAAAAACAAAATTGAACAGAAACAATTAAGGCCGGAATTCCTAATTTTATTATTTATTTTGCCGTAGTTGTAAATTCTTATGTTTCTACAGCAGTTGTGATTAAGTTACCAAT
The sequence above is drawn from the Williamsoniiplasma somnilux genome and encodes:
- a CDS encoding ABC-F family ATP-binding cassette domain-containing protein, with product MSVLFIEGLTHQNGGKILYRDSTLRVNKGEHIGLLGANGTGKTTLLNIITGRITPDHGIVELHPRAKMGYLDQHQDVDLNILGIDYLKDAYKDLYVMQDKINKIYEDMAIEYNEDDLIKALAWQEELSLKGFDTIEKTIGNLVAGLGINPENLNKTLGQLSGGQRGKILLAKLLLKNDDFILLDEPTNFLDVEQVEWLANFLQNYENSYLLISHDVDFINKTVDIIYAIENQEINRYVGNYDKYLELSQQRAEQYDAARESQQQQIAKLKDYVARNAARASTARSAQSRQKQLDKMDVMDERRDLVKPKMKFKYKRPNSAVVVKAENLEIGYGFALTHPLTFELREGEKCIVRGYNGIGKTTFLNTIEGSLKPVSGKIMLGNGVDIAYFHQLEHNGDETPIAYLMSLYPEMLEGEVRATIGKFGVKSELMLNPMNKLSGGEQTKVRLAALSLEPASLLILDEPTNHIDVLAKEALLEAIKAFEGTVLITTHDINFETKWADKVLNFEDLVE
- a CDS encoding MATE family efflux transporter; the encoded protein is MNKKKSFIEKKIFNWFFKNSSKKNNEKLTAEQVNKKARMNGGWDREQLFIPILTTREFMLRYASVWKAIAYFCIPTVILMLTQGLYNILDKTLALQFATPHASANWDYFHKLIIGANDHSILMDALNSTSDRWTSFLNFFSLDSTANLNNLKIAVNNAEQKTILMEVEKLYNLNQITISAERIREYINVTTQYTMQTYNLAYSFSQIMAIGAGMHYAVQFGRGKKEQLGEITGNSISQSFLVSIAVAMLLFFLSFPSFNQVLISSQMGGHKNEVITALAWSDVEPLIYGLPTMFVAGVIMNMVRSEGKMWHIMIMTLTSLIVKCGVSISAMHFGGMELTGAQLGTIMAFLYQILYCLVVIYASKISYSKFKIRNLFILQKQNWTETIKAGIPNFIIYFAVVVNSYVSTAVVIKLPIPKEGPSFEQNGGVSILQQLISSMTPWAEFILSACIGLNQGVRTMIAYNYGAKRNARIVSILRRSTWLMFGWFLFILLLIVSAGPVMMTMFAFPKEYANYGSIFYFYQFLYFFTYPFASLTYIALGLFQGTSKSRAATLCTSLRSMVIFLPMLGIGYSITIATNNSLWFFLFVGLSDFVSGLIIAPMLIIFYLRVKRANKLINIEESLINQAIYNKTLFAKTNEKKYLEKTESLIKQIKKKHKKMQNKPKL